From Brassica oleracea var. oleracea cultivar TO1000 chromosome C3, BOL, whole genome shotgun sequence, a single genomic window includes:
- the LOC106335894 gene encoding transmembrane 9 superfamily member 7-like produces the protein MTKKTKGSSYRFYATLFLSLLSFSLSRAFYLPGVAPRDFQKGDPLYVKVNKLSSTKTQLPYDYYYLNYCKPSKILNNAENLGEVLRGDRIENSVYTFQMLEDQPCKVGCRVKLDAESTKNFKEKIDDEYRANMILDNLPVAVRRQRRDGSQSTTYEHGFRVGFKGSYEGSKEEKYFIHNHLSFRVMYHRDLESDSARIVGFEVTPNSILHEYKEWDENNPQLATCNKDTKNLIQSTTAPQEVEQGKEFVFTYDVSFKESEIKWASRWDTYLLMNDDQIHWFSIINSLMIVLFLSGMVAMIMMRTLYKDISNYNQLETQDEAQEETGWKLVHGDVFRPPVNSGLLCVYVGTGVQIFGMALVTMMFALLGFLSPSNRGGLMTAMVLLWVFMGIIAGYSSSRLHKMFKGDKWKRMTLKTAFMFPGILFVIFFVLNGLIWGEQSSGAIPFGTMFALFCLWFGISVPLVFVGSYLGYKKPAIEDPVKTNKIPRQVPEQPWYMRPVFSILIGGILPFGAVFIELFFILTSIWLNQFYYIFGFLFIVFLILIVTCAEITVVLCYFQLCSEDYNWWWRAYLTAGSSAFYLFLYSIFYFFTKLEITKLVSGMLYFGYMIIISYAFFVLTGTIGFYACFWFVRKIYSSVKID, from the exons ATGACGAAGAAGACGAAAGGAAGCAGCTATCGATTCTACGCCACTCTCTTCCTCTCTCTCCTCTCCTTCTCCTTATCTCGCGCCTTCTATCTCCCCGGAGTCGCTCCTCGCGATTTTCAAAAG GGTGATCCTCTCTACGTCAAAGTGAACAAATTGTCTTCTACAAAGACTCAACTTCCTTATGACTACTACTACCTGAATTACTGTAAGCCTTCTAAGATCTTGAACAATGCTGAGAATCTTGGGGAGGTTCTCAGAGGCGACCGCATTGAGAATTCCGTTTATACT TTTCAAATGCTGGAGGATCAGCCTTGCAAAGTTGGTTGCCGTGTTAAACTTGACGCTGAGTCCACCAAAAATTTTAAGGAGAAGATTGATGATGAATACCGTGCTAATAT GATTCTTGATAATCTTCCAGTAGCTGTGCGTAGACAAAGGAGAGATGGAAGCCAGTCAACTACTTATGAGCACGGTTTCCGTGTTGGATTCAAAGGGAGTTATGAAGGG AGCAAAGAGGAGAAATATTTTATCCATAATCACTTGAGCTTTCGAGTTATGTACCACAGAGATCTAGAGTCTGATTCCGCTAGAATTGTTGGGTTTGAGGTTACTCCTAACAG TATCTTGCATGAGTACAAGGAGTGGGACGAAAACAATCCTCAGCTAGCAACATGCAACAAGGACACAAAGAACTTAATCCAAAGCACTACTGCCCCTCAAGAAGTTGAGCAAGGGAAAGAGTTTGTGTTTACATATGATGTCTCATTTAAG GAGAGTGAGATCAAATGGGCTTCTCGGTGGGACACATACCTCCTCATGAACGACGATCAAATCCACTGGTTCTCCATCATAAACTCGCTTATGATCGTCCTCTTCCTCTCTGGAATGGTAGCCATGATCATGATGAGAACTCTATACAAAGACATTTCGAACTACAACCAGCTCGAGACTCAAGACGAGGCTCAGGAAGAGACTGGATGGAAGCTCGTGCACGGCGATGTCTTCAGACCACCGGTGAACTCTGGACTGCTCTGTGTTTACGTCGGCACAGGTGTTCAGATCTTTGGAATGGCCCTTGTCACAATGATGTTTGCACTCCTTGGTTTCTTATCTCCTTCCAACAGAGGAGGGCTCATGACCGCCATGGTTCTCTTGTGGGTCTTCATGGGGATAATCGCTGGCTACTCCTCGTCTCGCCTTCACAAAATGTTTAAAGGAGACAAGTGGAAGAGAATGACTTTAAAGACTGCGTTCATGTTCCCTGGTATCCTCTTTGTGATCTTCTTTGTTCTGAATGGCCTCATCTGGGGTGAGCAGTCGTCTGGAGCTATACCTTTTGGTACAATGTTCGCTCTCTTCTGCCTCTGGTTCGGCATCTCAGTCCCGCTAGTCTTCGTCGGTAGCTATCTCGGTTACAAGAAGCCTGCGATCGAAGACCCGGTGAAAACAAACAAGATCCCAAGGCAAGTACCGGAGCAGCCATGGTACATGAGACCTGTCTTCTCCATACTGATCGGAGGCATCTTACCGTTTGGAGCGGTCTTCATCGAGCTCTTCTTCATCCTGACGTCAATATGGCTGAACCAGTTCTACTACATCTTCGGTTTCCTCTTCATAGTGTTCTTGATCTTGATCGTCACTTGTGCTGAGATCACGGTGGTGTTATGCTACTTCCAGCTTTGTAGCGAGGATTACAACTGGTGGTGGAGAGCTTACTTAACAGCAGGCTCGTCTGCTTTCTACCTCTTCCTCTACTCGATCTTTTACTTCTTCACGAAGCTGGAGATCACAAAGCTTGTCTCGGGAATGCTCTACTTCGGGTACATGATCATCATCTCTTACGCTTTCTTCGTCCTGACTGGCACAATTGGTTTCTACGCTTGCTTCTGGTTCGTGAGGAAGATCTACTCTTCGGTGAAGATTGACTAG
- the LOC106332872 gene encoding LOW QUALITY PROTEIN: uncharacterized protein LOC106332872 (The sequence of the model RefSeq protein was modified relative to this genomic sequence to represent the inferred CDS: deleted 1 base in 1 codon) — translation MKLTRDAFFLTHHNLSMDCNFVIPLGCSTCGGKYTMREQDNVLIYCTTCGVEFHNGCDERPRRITHPYHLQHPLTLFYRDPETGTISNIIPDANPCKPHINDQEPDTSDQGKYKFFDIVPTKSDIIFDKCTWCGKDFEGVWFYRCLICSFCLDLPCAKSLPPLTITNPKGHHHSLIFLPRPLLVQCDACGLVNGPEPSYACFQCSYMAHQSCIDLPRVIKITRHPHRLNYIPYRSPLSSLCRVCYKKVDVKYGQYSCDREGCVYVAHSRCATHDTVWDKKELEWEPEESGDDEKDIAPFKNLGDGFIKHFGHDHPLKLKKHNGVVDTEKLCEACVYPIVVSDQFYDCEECDYSLHEVCASLVPKKLDHALNNQTLFLDPSPQNEYSYMTCHVCSRVTTGFRYIRHNYPTQGGPYSFIDVRCVSVPEYFTHKSHGDHLVFISTISSNKDCKRCKNTCSGSHVECPECEFALCYACATIPHELHYKYDKHPLTLCYGEKGSAGSDIYWCEVCEKLLDTTEWFYTCNQCCTTVHLQCVFGSSFLMKPGSKFSLNTRRSAEVIRNSSNSRQLCYRCGNLCTASIYYEGYDRFYKGLLFTYKNRDVSRVPICSLHCLTVKKW, via the exons ATGAAATTGACCAGAGATGCCTTCTTTCTCACGCATCATAACTTGTCCATGGACTGCAACTTTGTCATTCCGCTCGGGTGCAGTACGTGCGGCGGAAAATATACTATGAGGGAGCAAGATAATGTCCTGATCTACTGCACAACCTGCGGTGTGGAGTTCCACAACGGTTGTGATGAGCGTCCGAGAAGGATAACACATCCTTATCACCTCCAACACCCTCTCACTCTTTTCTATCGAGACCCTGAAACCGGAACCATATCCAACATCATCCCTGACGCCAACCCTTGCAAGCCCCACATAAATGATCAAGAACCCGACACATCTGATCAAGGGAAGTACAAGTTTTTCGATATTGTTCCGACCAAATCTGATATCATATTCGACAAATGCACTTGGTGTGGGAAAGATTTTGAAGGCGTTTGGTTCTATCGTTGCTTGATTTGTAGCTTTTGCTTGGATCTCCCTTGTGCAAAATCGCTTCCACCTCTTACTATCACAAACCCAAAAGGTCATCACCACTCGCTGATCTTCTTACCTAGGCCATTACTAGTTCAGTGTGATGCTTGTGGGTTGGTGAACGGGCCAGAACCAAGTTATGCTTGTTTCCAGTGCAGCTACATGGCTCATCAAAGTTGTATCGACTTACCACGAGTCATCAAGATCACGCGTCACCCACACCGTCTCAATTATATTCCATACCGTTCGCCTCTGAGTTCCTTATGCCGGGTTTGCTACAAAAAGGTTGACGTCAAGTATGGCCAATATTCTTGTGACCGCGAAGGTTGTGTATATGTAGCACATTCAAGATGTGCAACACATGACACTGTTTGGGATAAAAAAGAACTCGAATGGGAACCAGAAGAGTCCGGAGATGATGAAAAAGATATCGCACCTTTCAAGAACCTTGGTGATGGTTTCATAAAGCATTTTGGTCATGATCATCCTTTGAAGCTAAAGAAACACAATGGTGTTGTGGACACAGAAAAGCTATGTGAAGCGTGTGTATATCCTATTGTTGTCTCCGACCAGTTCTATGACTGCGAGGAATGCGATTACTCTCTCCACGAGGTATGTGCCAGTCTA GTACCTAAAAAGCTGGATCATGCATTGAACAACCAAACCCTTTTCTTAGACCCGTCTCCCCAAAACGAGTACTCATACATGACTTGTCACGTTTGTTCCCGAGTAACCACTGGTTTTAGGTACATACGCCATAACTATCCTACGCAAGGCGGTCCATACTCTTTCATAGATGTTCGATGCGTTTCGGTTCCAGAATATTTCACCCATAAAAGTCATGGTGACCATCTCGTTTTCATATCAACCATCAGTAGCAACAAAGATTGTAAACGTTGCAAGAACACATGTTCAGGGTCTCATGTGGAATGTCCGGAATGTGAATTCGCTTTGTGTTATGCATGTGCTACTATTCCACATGAATTACACTACAAGTACGACAAGCATCCACTCACCCTTTGCTACGGCGAAAAAGGCAGCGCTGGTAGTGATATATATTGGTGCGAGGTGTGTGAAAAACTATTAGATACAACGGAATGGTTCTACACATGCAACCAATGTTGCACCACTGTCCACCTTCAATGCGTATTCGGATCCTCTTTTCTTATGAAGCCTGGTTCCAAGTTCAGTCTCAATACACGTAGATCTGCTGAAGTTATCCGCAACAGTAGTAACAGTCGACAGCTTTGCTATAGATGTGGCAACCTTTGCACAGCCTCCATCTACTACGAAGGCTACGACCGTTTTTACAAGGGGTTGTTGTTTACCTACAAAAACCGCGATGTTTCAAGAGTTCCTATTTGCTCTTTGCACTGTCTAACTGTGAAAAAATGGTAA